The Maridesulfovibrio sp. genomic sequence ACCGAAAACCTTTACCTCCGCCTGACACCCTGTCAATCCATGAAATTTACACAATCTGAATGTCAGGCTGATCTCGTCCGGATGATGCTGCATCAGGACCAACCGCCCCAGATCATGGAGCATACCGACCACAAAACATTTATCCTGTGATGTTCCGGGAATCTGGGAAGCGAAAATACGGCAGAAGACCGCGCAGGCTAATGAGTGTTTCCAGAAATCAGCCATGGAAAGAACATCGGCACCAGAGCCTTTGAAAGACTCCATCACCGAGACGCTGAGTGCCAACTGACAGAGTCCGCTTGTACCCACAAGGGAGACTGCCCGGCTCAAGGATTCCACCGGAAGACTGAATCCGTAAAGCGGGCTGTTCACCAGACTGATGAGCTTGGCGCTCAATCCTGAATCTTTAGAAATTATATCCGCGAGGCTTTCAGAGGTTGCAGTAGGATCATTGAGCGCGTTCATGATCTTGTAATAAATATCCGGGAAGGAACTTAGCCGGATTCCGCTGGTCATGAAAGCTGCGGCATCGGCATAAAGGTGATCCTCAGGAATGTCACTCAACTCGTTACCGTATTCCGGAAGAGGTGGAAGCGATAGATTCTCTGACAGCATTCCGGCGTAACGCTTAACGCAAATTCCTTTCAGCAGCCGCACAGGTTCTGAATCCTTATTCACATTGGCAAACAATCGCCCGGCATATTCTTCGGCGCGCTCTACAAGAGCAGGGTCGAAATCGCTATCATTTTCTCCGCCACCGGAACCTTCGACCTCCACTTCGCTGACACCCCAGATATTGAAAACACGCAAATGCTGTTCTTCAATAACCGTACCGGCAGCAAGCAGAAATCTTCCATTGGCACCTTTTACGTCCTCAGCCAGACGCATTCCTGTCTTGATATCACCTACGAATACTTTCATAGAATTCCCCGCGATTAAAAAAACAGACTCAGGATTTATCCTCCACCATAAATTATTTAGAGCAATTATTAAAGGACAATCGGAATTTATACTCTACTGCACAGCAGGGTGCCAGTATGACAATGCGGCTTTTCAACAAC encodes the following:
- a CDS encoding HDOD domain-containing protein, producing the protein MKVFVGDIKTGMRLAEDVKGANGRFLLAAGTVIEEQHLRVFNIWGVSEVEVEGSGGGENDSDFDPALVERAEEYAGRLFANVNKDSEPVRLLKGICVKRYAGMLSENLSLPPLPEYGNELSDIPEDHLYADAAAFMTSGIRLSSFPDIYYKIMNALNDPTATSESLADIISKDSGLSAKLISLVNSPLYGFSLPVESLSRAVSLVGTSGLCQLALSVSVMESFKGSGADVLSMADFWKHSLACAVFCRIFASQIPGTSQDKCFVVGMLHDLGRLVLMQHHPDEISLTFRLCKFHGLTGCQAEVKVFGFDHCQLAGELFEHWNFPPSLIVGVAGHHGDRSRELSIESAICSVADMMAVAMQYGSDGPGLVGAPYPGAWDVLGLPGGALATSVLKARRQITDILAIFGG